In a genomic window of Roseiflexus castenholzii DSM 13941:
- a CDS encoding CBS domain-containing protein, with translation MDTVRDWMSRPPICISESTTLPEARRLMQRRRVRRLPVLDSDGRLAGIVTEGDINRISDSQVHDMRQYNLYHRVVDLPVRDFMTRTVITVGPDEPVIAVAQLLLRHRIGGVPVVEGEQVVGVITESDLFRRMVQQEAREWGVGSET, from the coding sequence ATGGATACAGTACGTGACTGGATGAGCCGGCCACCAATCTGCATTTCAGAATCCACGACTCTCCCTGAAGCGCGGCGATTGATGCAACGGCGCCGGGTGCGTCGCCTGCCGGTGCTTGACAGCGACGGTCGCCTGGCGGGGATCGTCACCGAGGGTGATATCAATCGAATCTCCGACTCGCAGGTCCACGATATGCGTCAATACAACCTGTACCATCGTGTTGTCGATCTGCCGGTGCGTGATTTTATGACTCGTACTGTGATCACGGTAGGACCTGATGAGCCGGTCATCGCTGTTGCTCAACTGTTGCTCCGCCATCGTATCGGCGGCGTTCCGGTCGTTGAAGGTGAACAGGTGGTTGGGGTCATTACCGAAAGCGATCTGTTTCGCCGGATGGTACAGCAGGAGGCGAGGGAATGGGGAGTAGGGAGTGAGACGTAG
- a CDS encoding B-box zinc finger protein produces MNADTLHQAIAAARDGRRDDARVLLMRTLEVDPRNERAWLWLSGVVDDPNDVKICLENVLALNPSNVRARQGLEWLHARIGLPLPPSPLLERGGNTEREIDAGAFALTRLRAYRATLADVAVMPAPARQNVQAAPAPARQSVSSVPAPGRAAVQSGARAPNRAAATSAARLASIETDDNTIPCPYCGAPTVEAQRRCTQCNESLLVRVAPSEERSPMVSALVWLWRGGAMATVLIALVFPALGLLLYQENPARGFLIGILIPAALLILMALIGLSAAQQLAQRSVWGLYLATGLTVAGLIGALALVGRPDIMPVMLERLIGATTLPPEWTTRLLSGARIVAISAIVAHIAALALTIAGYHHIVGRLERFRHIVKPSDHVTHYNNGVALKNRGMWYAAALEWEWAVKKAPYDVTCLRALGLAYARLKQFDKARTMLDRAMQTAPHQPGLADDRALVERLASQKER; encoded by the coding sequence ATGAATGCCGATACTTTGCATCAGGCAATCGCGGCGGCGCGTGATGGTCGCCGTGACGATGCGCGTGTTCTGTTGATGCGCACGCTGGAAGTGGACCCGCGCAACGAACGCGCCTGGCTCTGGCTGTCGGGAGTCGTTGATGATCCCAACGATGTGAAAATCTGCCTGGAAAACGTGCTGGCGCTGAACCCGTCCAATGTGCGCGCTCGCCAGGGTCTGGAATGGCTTCACGCCCGGATTGGTCTGCCGTTGCCGCCTTCCCCGTTGCTGGAACGCGGCGGTAACACCGAACGTGAGATCGATGCCGGCGCCTTCGCGCTCACCCGCCTGCGCGCATATCGGGCGACTCTGGCGGACGTCGCGGTGATGCCGGCGCCTGCCCGCCAGAATGTTCAGGCTGCGCCGGCGCCTGCTCGCCAGAGCGTTTCGTCCGTGCCGGCGCCAGGGCGCGCTGCCGTGCAGAGTGGCGCTCGCGCGCCCAATCGGGCAGCGGCAACATCCGCTGCGCGTCTTGCGTCAATCGAAACGGACGACAACACGATCCCCTGCCCCTACTGCGGCGCGCCAACCGTCGAAGCACAGCGCCGCTGCACGCAGTGCAACGAAAGCCTGCTGGTACGGGTGGCTCCGTCGGAAGAACGATCACCAATGGTGTCGGCGCTGGTCTGGCTGTGGCGCGGCGGCGCGATGGCGACAGTGCTGATCGCGCTCGTCTTTCCTGCCCTCGGTTTGCTCCTTTATCAAGAAAATCCGGCGCGCGGCTTTCTCATCGGTATCCTGATACCCGCCGCACTCCTCATTCTAATGGCTCTGATCGGGTTGTCGGCGGCGCAACAACTGGCACAACGCTCCGTCTGGGGGCTGTACCTGGCAACCGGGTTGACCGTTGCCGGGTTGATCGGCGCCCTTGCGCTCGTCGGTCGCCCCGATATAATGCCGGTGATGCTCGAGCGACTGATCGGCGCGACGACCCTTCCGCCGGAGTGGACAACGCGGTTGCTATCCGGCGCCAGAATCGTCGCAATCAGCGCGATTGTTGCGCATATTGCCGCTCTCGCGCTGACTATCGCCGGGTATCATCATATTGTCGGCAGACTCGAACGTTTCCGCCATATCGTGAAGCCCTCTGACCACGTGACGCACTATAACAATGGTGTTGCGCTCAAGAACCGTGGGATGTGGTATGCTGCGGCGCTCGAATGGGAATGGGCAGTCAAAAAAGCGCCCTACGACGTGACCTGTCTGCGTGCTCTGGGGCTGGCGTATGCGCGGTTGAAACAGTTCGACAAGGCGCGGACCATGCTCGATCGGGCGATGCAGACGGCGCCTCACCAACCCGGTCTGGCGGACGATCGCGCGCTGGTCGAACGTCTGGCATCTCAGAAAGAACGGTGA
- a CDS encoding amidohydrolase, translated as MSDPIILYNGPIYTLDPAHPRAQAVAIRNGRVIAVGSEGKVRAAVTGRAEGINLNGRALIPALTDAHVHLIAHALARRNVRLDDAATLDDALQQIGVAAERLPAGAWVQGRGWDHSRWGRWPTAADLDAVIGDRPAYFSRKDGHSAWVSSAALRLAGITAETPDPVGGAIQRERGEPTGILLETAIDLVRRHIPEPGQEERLAAVREAIEEAHSYGMVGMHLPTSMTPGDGRMTLDDLQTLRERGHLQLRCLVYLGLDGLDAALALGLHSGLGDRWIRLGGIKMFADGSLGSQTADMLAPYEGSSNRGIAVLSSGELRHAVRRAIHGGLAVMVHAIGDAANRKVLDAIEAALPGAPPLSIPNRIEHCQVVHPDDLPRFARLGVIASMQPIHCTADMEVADVLWGKRCAYAYAWRSFLDAGATLAFGSDAPVESLNPWLSVHAAVTRQRPEGTPDGGWYSEQRLTVEEALRGFCYGCAVAAGAAAEQGVIAPGMLADFAILSADPFKLDPSALHTIRAEMTILEGKVVWEQERL; from the coding sequence ATGAGCGATCCGATCATTCTCTACAATGGTCCCATTTACACCCTCGACCCGGCTCACCCCCGCGCGCAAGCGGTTGCTATACGCAATGGGCGCGTCATTGCCGTCGGCAGTGAGGGCAAGGTGCGCGCTGCCGTCACCGGTCGCGCTGAGGGAATCAATCTCAACGGTCGCGCTCTCATTCCGGCGCTCACCGATGCGCATGTTCACTTGATTGCGCATGCGCTGGCGCGGCGCAACGTCCGGCTCGACGATGCGGCAACCCTTGACGATGCGCTCCAACAGATCGGCGTAGCGGCGGAACGTCTCCCCGCTGGCGCGTGGGTGCAGGGGCGCGGCTGGGATCATTCGCGGTGGGGGCGCTGGCCCACTGCTGCCGACCTCGATGCCGTCATCGGTGATCGACCGGCGTACTTCTCGCGGAAGGACGGGCATTCCGCCTGGGTCAGCAGCGCCGCGCTGCGCCTGGCAGGGATCACTGCCGAGACGCCCGATCCTGTCGGTGGCGCGATCCAGCGTGAGCGCGGCGAACCGACCGGCATTCTGCTGGAAACCGCAATCGACCTGGTGCGACGCCATATTCCTGAACCCGGGCAGGAGGAGCGCCTGGCTGCGGTTCGTGAGGCAATCGAAGAGGCGCACTCGTATGGGATGGTTGGGATGCATCTGCCCACGAGCATGACCCCTGGCGATGGTCGGATGACGCTTGATGACCTGCAAACGCTCCGTGAGCGCGGTCACCTTCAGTTGCGCTGCCTGGTCTATCTTGGTCTCGACGGTCTCGATGCAGCGCTGGCGCTGGGGTTGCACAGCGGGCTTGGCGATCGCTGGATCCGTCTTGGGGGCATCAAGATGTTTGCTGATGGGTCGCTCGGCTCGCAAACCGCAGATATGCTTGCCCCTTATGAGGGGAGCAGCAATCGCGGGATTGCAGTGCTGTCATCTGGGGAGTTGCGCCATGCTGTGCGCCGCGCGATCCACGGCGGTTTAGCGGTGATGGTGCATGCCATCGGCGATGCTGCCAATCGCAAGGTGCTCGACGCCATCGAAGCGGCGCTGCCCGGTGCGCCTCCGTTGTCCATCCCCAACCGCATCGAGCACTGCCAGGTGGTGCATCCGGATGATCTGCCCCGTTTTGCGCGCCTCGGCGTTATTGCCTCGATGCAACCGATCCATTGCACTGCCGATATGGAGGTGGCGGATGTGCTTTGGGGGAAGCGCTGCGCGTATGCATACGCCTGGCGCTCGTTTCTCGATGCTGGCGCAACCCTCGCGTTCGGCTCTGATGCGCCGGTCGAATCGCTCAATCCCTGGCTCAGCGTCCATGCTGCGGTCACCCGCCAGCGACCGGAGGGCACGCCGGATGGCGGTTGGTATTCTGAACAGCGCCTGACAGTCGAAGAGGCGTTGCGTGGTTTTTGCTATGGGTGTGCGGTGGCGGCGGGCGCTGCCGCTGAACAGGGTGTGATTGCGCCTGGCATGCTCGCCGACTTTGCGATACTGTCCGCCGACCCCTTCAAACTCGATCCATCGGCGTTGCACACGATTCGTGCCGAGATGACCATCCTCGAAGGCAAGGTTGTCTGGGAACAGGAACGCCTGTAA
- a CDS encoding response regulator, with the protein MSNLQHILVVDNDPVAAMVTQQGLQRLLGKDVEVALAPSPGAAWLRCMREAVDLVIVDPSPPSRAAAALIKALHDERPHIPVVVLTAYDTPRLRTQMKRLGVRYYLAKPVELAELKNTVSGVLASLNTVQMSSAVN; encoded by the coding sequence GTGTCGAACTTGCAGCACATTCTGGTTGTCGACAACGATCCGGTTGCCGCGATGGTGACGCAGCAGGGACTGCAACGACTGCTCGGCAAGGATGTCGAAGTCGCGCTGGCGCCATCGCCGGGGGCGGCCTGGCTGCGCTGTATGCGCGAGGCAGTCGATCTGGTGATTGTTGATCCAAGCCCCCCAAGTCGCGCGGCAGCCGCGTTGATCAAGGCGCTGCACGACGAACGCCCTCACATTCCGGTCGTGGTGCTGACCGCATACGATACGCCGCGCCTTCGCACGCAGATGAAGCGGTTGGGTGTGCGCTACTATCTTGCCAAGCCGGTAGAATTGGCGGAGCTGAAGAATACGGTCAGCGGCGTACTCGCGTCGCTCAACACGGTGCAGATGTCTTCGGCGGTGAATTGA
- a CDS encoding shikimate kinase — MVIGLIGMAGIGKSRWAARLTDVGFRALHCDDLIAERLRTIYAADTVTVYDIGRWMGFPYEAHYAERERIYRACEHAVMEEIVERIAGEKNVVIDTTGSIVYLDAALLERLKRCTTMVYLADDADLRVRLLKEYLARPRPIVWNGMYRPRPGETPEATMARCYPQLVRSRAALYRKIADLMIEPQRHRNPAFTVADVLGMIDVRRKAAS, encoded by the coding sequence GTGGTCATTGGGCTGATCGGTATGGCGGGCATTGGCAAGTCGCGCTGGGCGGCGCGATTGACCGACGTCGGATTTCGCGCGCTGCACTGCGATGACCTGATTGCAGAGCGGTTACGAACCATCTACGCTGCTGATACCGTCACGGTCTACGACATCGGGCGCTGGATGGGATTTCCCTACGAAGCGCACTATGCCGAACGAGAACGTATCTATCGTGCATGTGAACATGCCGTCATGGAGGAGATTGTGGAACGAATTGCCGGAGAAAAGAATGTCGTCATCGACACGACCGGCAGTATTGTCTACCTCGACGCCGCGCTCCTGGAGCGCCTCAAACGCTGCACGACGATGGTCTACCTGGCGGACGACGCCGATCTGCGGGTACGATTGCTGAAAGAATACCTGGCGCGACCACGCCCGATTGTCTGGAACGGCATGTACCGTCCGCGCCCCGGCGAAACTCCCGAAGCGACCATGGCGCGCTGCTACCCGCAACTGGTACGCAGCCGCGCTGCGCTCTACAGAAAGATCGCCGATCTAATGATCGAACCGCAACGTCATCGCAACCCGGCATTCACCGTTGCCGATGTGCTGGGGATGATCGATGTGAGGAGGAAGGCGGCGTCATAG
- a CDS encoding flavodoxin family protein: MRVLMVYASWFGHNREVARIIADRLSPYASHVICAPVTSVTASDTIGCDMLVLGSFTHAHHASWRMRHLVATIPERRLKRMAIAVFGTQTVDERPSGIDDLVNALAERGARLVVPPLRVILPAPDFVPWSKITSAERAKIDAFVQALVHQLETELIGR, from the coding sequence ATGAGAGTCCTGATGGTCTACGCATCCTGGTTTGGTCACAACCGCGAAGTCGCCCGAATCATCGCCGACCGGTTGTCGCCGTATGCCTCCCATGTCATCTGCGCACCGGTAACTTCTGTAACTGCCAGCGATACGATAGGGTGCGACATGCTGGTGCTGGGAAGCTTCACCCATGCCCATCACGCCAGCTGGCGCATGCGGCATCTGGTCGCAACCATTCCAGAGCGCCGCCTCAAACGTATGGCTATAGCGGTCTTTGGCACACAAACGGTCGATGAACGACCGAGCGGCATCGACGACCTGGTCAACGCACTGGCAGAGCGCGGCGCGCGGCTGGTTGTTCCCCCGCTCAGGGTCATCCTGCCAGCGCCGGATTTCGTACCATGGTCGAAGATCACGTCTGCGGAACGCGCTAAAATTGATGCGTTCGTACAGGCGCTGGTACATCAACTGGAAACGGAATTGATTGGTCGATAA
- the aroC gene encoding chorismate synthase, with protein sequence MPGNTFGQVFRLTTWGESHGPAVGCVVDGCPAGLDISEDYIQHELNRRRVGQSRVTSARQESDQVQILSGVFEGRATGAPISMLVFNTDAKPGHYENIKDLYRPGHADYTWDVKYGFRDWRGGGRSSARETIGRVAGGAVAKRLLAQHGVSIIAWTAQLGDLKAEVIDESEIERNIMRCPDARVAALMVERVEQARRSLDSLGGIVEVRARGVPPGLGEPVFDKLQADIGKAMFSIPAIKGVEFGEGFGVAHMTGSVHNDPFERRADGTIGTSSNHHGGILGGISTGEEIVLRIAAKPPASIARLQRTVDREGNPTEIEIHGRHDPTVLPRLVPIAEAMLALVLADHLLRQRLARMER encoded by the coding sequence ATGCCTGGAAATACCTTTGGACAGGTTTTTCGGTTGACTACCTGGGGGGAGTCGCACGGACCGGCAGTGGGGTGCGTGGTGGATGGATGCCCCGCAGGTCTCGACATCTCGGAAGACTATATTCAGCATGAACTGAATCGCCGACGGGTCGGGCAGAGCCGGGTGACATCGGCGCGTCAAGAATCCGACCAGGTGCAGATTCTGTCTGGCGTCTTCGAGGGCCGCGCGACCGGCGCGCCCATCAGTATGCTGGTGTTCAACACCGATGCGAAGCCGGGGCACTACGAAAATATCAAAGACCTCTACCGCCCCGGTCATGCCGATTACACCTGGGATGTCAAATATGGCTTCCGCGACTGGCGTGGTGGCGGGCGTAGCAGCGCGCGCGAGACGATAGGGCGCGTTGCCGGCGGCGCAGTTGCGAAACGCCTCCTGGCGCAGCACGGCGTATCGATTATTGCCTGGACGGCACAACTCGGCGATCTGAAGGCCGAGGTGATCGACGAGAGCGAAATCGAGCGTAATATCATGCGCTGCCCGGATGCGCGCGTCGCAGCGCTGATGGTCGAGCGGGTCGAACAGGCGCGCCGCAGCCTTGACTCGCTCGGTGGTATCGTCGAAGTGCGAGCGCGCGGCGTTCCCCCCGGTCTCGGCGAACCGGTCTTCGACAAACTTCAGGCGGATATTGGCAAGGCAATGTTCAGCATCCCGGCAATTAAGGGCGTTGAGTTCGGCGAAGGGTTCGGTGTAGCGCATATGACCGGCTCTGTCCACAATGATCCTTTCGAGCGTCGCGCCGATGGCACAATTGGAACATCGTCCAACCACCACGGTGGCATTCTCGGCGGGATCAGCACCGGTGAAGAAATTGTGCTGCGCATTGCTGCCAAGCCTCCCGCTTCGATTGCTCGACTGCAACGCACCGTTGACCGTGAGGGAAATCCGACGGAGATCGAAATCCACGGGCGCCACGACCCAACGGTGCTCCCGCGGTTGGTTCCAATCGCCGAGGCGATGCTGGCGTTGGTGCTCGCCGATCATCTGCTGCGTCAGCGCCTGGCACGGATGGAGAGATGA
- a CDS encoding acetoacetate--CoA ligase yields the protein MIEHPVREGDLLWSPSSEMVRASVMQRYIDWLAHTRDLRFDDYHTLWQWSITDLSAFWQSIWDFFDVQATTSPQAVLADASMPGAVWFPGATLNYAAHAFRYADAERAAIIFQSEGGSLQTMTWADVQRQVGAVAAGLRALGVRRGDRVAAVLPNAPQAVIAFLACASLGAIWSSCSPDMGVASVADRFRQIEPRVLIAVDGYRYGGRAFDRRAALTELRAALPGVERVVLVPYLDPGAQEADAILWDELLNYDAPLQFEAVPFDHPLWILYSSGTTGLPKPIVQGHGGILLEHLKSLALHLDLRPQDRFFWFTTTGWMMWNFLVSGLLMGSTLLLYDGSPAWPDMNALWRFAADTGMTLFGTSAAYLTACRKAGITPGESFDLTRLRAMGSTGSPLPVEGFHWVYQRVKRDLWLVSLSGGTDVCTAFVGGCPLLPVTAGEIQCRCLGARVEVFDEQGRSIVGDVGELVITAPLPSMPLFFWGDADGSRYRSSYFEVYPGVWRHGDWVKLTERGTLVIYGRSDSTINRHGVRMGTSEMYRAVEGVAEVRDSLVIDLEHPDGTARMYLFVVLESGVALDDTLKERIRTHIRNVLSPRHVPDDIIAIPDVPRTLNGKKLEVPIKKILRGVPPEKAANRDAMANPETLDAFVELAAHLQR from the coding sequence ATGATTGAGCATCCTGTCCGCGAAGGCGACTTGCTCTGGTCGCCGTCCTCGGAAATGGTGCGCGCCAGTGTTATGCAACGGTATATCGACTGGCTGGCGCATACGCGCGATCTGAGGTTCGATGATTACCACACCCTCTGGCAGTGGTCGATCACCGATCTGTCGGCGTTCTGGCAATCGATCTGGGACTTCTTCGACGTGCAGGCGACCACGTCGCCGCAGGCAGTGCTGGCCGACGCCAGCATGCCCGGCGCGGTCTGGTTCCCCGGCGCTACCCTCAATTATGCAGCACATGCCTTCCGCTATGCCGATGCAGAACGCGCCGCGATTATCTTCCAATCCGAAGGCGGATCACTCCAGACAATGACCTGGGCAGATGTGCAGCGTCAGGTTGGGGCGGTCGCTGCCGGTCTTCGGGCGCTTGGCGTTCGCCGGGGAGATCGGGTGGCGGCAGTGTTGCCCAATGCGCCGCAGGCGGTTATCGCCTTCCTTGCCTGCGCTTCGCTTGGCGCCATCTGGTCGAGTTGTTCGCCCGATATGGGAGTTGCCAGCGTTGCCGACCGTTTCCGCCAGATCGAGCCGCGTGTGCTGATCGCCGTCGATGGTTACCGCTATGGCGGGCGTGCTTTCGACCGCCGCGCAGCGCTTACCGAACTGCGCGCTGCGCTTCCCGGCGTCGAGCGTGTGGTGCTGGTCCCATATCTTGATCCCGGTGCTCAGGAGGCGGATGCGATTCTGTGGGACGAACTGCTGAACTATGATGCTCCGCTTCAGTTCGAAGCGGTTCCTTTCGATCATCCGCTCTGGATTCTCTATTCATCCGGCACGACCGGTCTGCCGAAGCCGATTGTTCAGGGGCATGGCGGCATCCTGCTCGAACATCTGAAATCGCTCGCATTGCACCTCGATCTTCGTCCGCAGGACCGCTTCTTCTGGTTCACTACCACCGGCTGGATGATGTGGAACTTCCTGGTCAGCGGTCTGCTGATGGGTAGCACCCTTCTGCTGTACGACGGCAGTCCTGCCTGGCCCGATATGAATGCGCTCTGGCGATTCGCCGCCGATACCGGCATGACCCTGTTCGGCACGAGCGCTGCCTACCTGACCGCATGCCGCAAAGCCGGGATTACGCCTGGCGAATCGTTCGACTTGACCCGTCTGCGTGCTATGGGCTCGACCGGTTCCCCACTGCCGGTTGAAGGGTTTCACTGGGTCTATCAGCGCGTCAAACGCGATCTCTGGCTCGTTTCGCTTAGCGGCGGCACCGACGTCTGTACGGCATTCGTCGGCGGTTGCCCGTTGCTGCCGGTGACTGCCGGCGAAATCCAGTGCCGCTGTCTGGGGGCGCGCGTCGAGGTCTTCGACGAACAGGGGCGTTCCATCGTTGGCGATGTCGGTGAACTGGTCATCACTGCGCCGCTTCCTTCCATGCCGCTCTTTTTCTGGGGAGATGCCGATGGATCACGCTACCGCAGCAGTTACTTCGAGGTCTATCCCGGCGTCTGGCGTCACGGCGATTGGGTCAAACTCACGGAACGAGGCACACTGGTCATCTACGGGCGCTCCGATTCGACGATCAACCGCCATGGCGTGCGCATGGGGACGAGCGAAATGTACCGCGCTGTCGAAGGGGTCGCCGAGGTGCGCGACAGTCTGGTGATCGATCTGGAGCATCCCGATGGGACCGCCCGCATGTATCTGTTCGTTGTCCTCGAATCCGGCGTCGCCCTGGACGATACCCTGAAAGAGCGGATTCGCACCCATATTCGCAACGTCCTTTCGCCGCGCCACGTCCCCGATGACATCATCGCCATTCCCGATGTGCCACGCACGCTGAACGGCAAAAAACTGGAAGTGCCGATCAAAAAAATCCTGCGTGGCGTCCCGCCCGAAAAAGCTGCCAACCGCGACGCTATGGCAAACCCGGAGACGCTTGACGCATTTGTGGAACTTGCTGCACACCTTCAGAGGTAG
- a CDS encoding sensor histidine kinase: protein MKQKSVSPTRHTRRSVNGQPDDIAHLRAELTAAYARIAELEAQMAVSVQRANLANERLNAILTISAALLITHEIDTILQLVVREAVQLFPGAHGALLFLADQSGLRLRLVASSSGKTTGLSLRPGQSLAGRAFLSPRAMLLAGPELEATLSELSEAQLAQKKKVLGFWPPGSALMAPLRIEDTRLGALVLYGNQNPHLTHPRDIPFIQALADLTAVAIAEHRQRARAAALQQDLDQTQSLHAEAQARLNAAQAQLLQSAKLAAVGELAASVAHEINNPLYAARNSLYLVEQDIPPDTPQRHFLTIAQNELGRIARIITRMRDFYRPARDELEPTEINDLLAETIELVQTHLRHGQVTVTVDFCPNLPRLIAHPDQLRQVFLNLMLNACDAMPHGGQLHITTELSCENDADAQYVVISIRDSGTGINPEHMPHLFEPFYTTKPQGTGLGLAISAHIVTQHGGHIQVESEPGAGSTFTVLLPVDRGEKEEGVTD, encoded by the coding sequence ATGAAACAAAAGTCTGTCTCTCCGACACGGCACACCAGGCGTTCTGTCAATGGTCAACCGGACGATATTGCGCATCTGCGAGCTGAATTGACGGCAGCATATGCGCGAATTGCCGAACTCGAGGCGCAGATGGCAGTATCCGTACAGCGCGCGAACCTGGCAAATGAGCGCCTGAATGCCATTCTCACGATCAGCGCCGCATTGCTTATCACGCACGAGATCGATACTATCCTGCAATTGGTGGTGCGCGAAGCAGTGCAACTGTTCCCCGGCGCGCACGGCGCACTCCTGTTTCTTGCCGATCAGTCAGGTTTACGCCTGCGGCTTGTTGCGAGCAGCAGCGGTAAGACGACGGGACTCTCCTTGCGACCCGGTCAGAGTCTGGCAGGGCGCGCCTTCCTTTCGCCACGTGCGATGTTACTCGCCGGTCCAGAACTTGAAGCAACACTGAGTGAGTTGAGTGAAGCGCAGCTGGCTCAGAAGAAAAAAGTTCTGGGATTCTGGCCCCCTGGCAGCGCTCTGATGGCGCCGTTGCGCATCGAAGATACGCGACTGGGCGCGCTCGTGCTGTATGGCAATCAAAATCCACACCTGACCCATCCGCGTGATATTCCCTTCATTCAGGCGCTGGCAGACCTGACGGCCGTTGCCATTGCGGAACATCGTCAGCGCGCACGCGCAGCGGCGCTCCAGCAGGACCTCGATCAGACGCAGTCACTCCATGCCGAGGCGCAGGCGCGGCTCAATGCGGCGCAGGCGCAACTGTTGCAAAGCGCAAAACTGGCTGCCGTCGGCGAACTGGCGGCATCGGTGGCGCACGAGATCAACAATCCGCTCTACGCGGCGCGCAACAGTCTGTACCTGGTGGAACAGGATATTCCGCCCGATACGCCTCAGCGCCATTTCCTTACAATTGCCCAAAACGAACTTGGTCGCATCGCCCGCATTATTACCCGCATGCGCGATTTCTATCGTCCGGCGCGCGATGAATTGGAGCCAACGGAGATCAACGACCTGCTGGCGGAAACGATCGAACTGGTGCAGACCCACCTGCGGCACGGGCAGGTGACGGTGACGGTCGACTTCTGTCCCAACCTGCCGCGCCTGATTGCGCATCCTGATCAGTTGCGCCAGGTGTTTCTTAATCTGATGCTCAACGCATGCGACGCCATGCCGCACGGCGGGCAGTTGCACATTACCACCGAACTCTCTTGCGAGAATGATGCTGACGCGCAGTATGTCGTTATCTCAATCCGCGATTCGGGTACGGGGATCAACCCGGAGCACATGCCGCACCTCTTCGAGCCATTTTATACGACAAAGCCGCAAGGCACCGGCCTTGGGTTAGCGATCAGCGCCCATATTGTGACGCAGCACGGTGGTCATATTCAGGTCGAAAGCGAACCCGGCGCCGGAAGCACCTTCACGGTCCTGCTTCCGGTGGATCGCGGGGAAAAGGAAGAAGGCGTCACGGATTAG
- a CDS encoding homoserine kinase, whose protein sequence is MLKSTDITRVLSCYDLGSIEGIAATGHGFVNETAIVVTRQGRFVVRRNHYRFSLASVCYRHRLIDHLCQRSFPTARLIQNKNGSTVTIIDGRIYEVQEYVHGTDFDPGCPGQVMEVGATLACYHQAVLDLPPPEDGTLPRYAPARITSLTEGLYERDVMGELHADLAWYDGRAAALRAILSDHTYEALPRVLIHGDMHPDNVRFAGDRVVALLDFDQVERDARIVDLADALVGFTTRVLPSEAASWGVFRGPLDIPQAVNLVCSYSRAAPLLPGEVAALPALIEVLWLRGELGRVISTPEGAPDYHAAVLAQGRRLSEWMQQHAPILINRWSEAAIGRIGALAA, encoded by the coding sequence ATGTTGAAATCAACCGACATCACACGTGTGCTATCATGCTACGATTTGGGATCAATCGAAGGAATCGCTGCTACAGGTCATGGGTTCGTCAATGAGACCGCGATTGTCGTCACCCGGCAGGGCCGGTTTGTGGTGCGCCGCAACCACTATCGCTTCTCACTGGCTTCGGTGTGCTATCGTCATCGCCTGATCGATCATCTCTGTCAGCGGTCGTTTCCGACAGCCCGTCTGATCCAAAACAAGAACGGCTCAACAGTGACGATCATCGACGGACGGATCTACGAAGTCCAGGAGTATGTGCATGGGACCGACTTCGATCCGGGTTGTCCCGGACAAGTCATGGAAGTTGGCGCGACCCTTGCCTGCTATCACCAGGCGGTTTTGGATCTGCCGCCGCCAGAGGATGGAACATTACCCCGGTATGCGCCAGCACGCATTACATCCCTGACCGAAGGTTTGTACGAACGCGACGTGATGGGAGAATTGCATGCCGATCTTGCCTGGTACGACGGGCGAGCAGCGGCATTACGCGCCATCCTGTCCGATCACACCTACGAGGCGTTGCCGCGAGTCCTGATCCACGGCGATATGCATCCCGATAATGTGCGATTCGCCGGCGACCGGGTCGTGGCGCTGCTCGACTTCGATCAGGTCGAACGGGATGCGCGCATTGTCGATCTCGCCGATGCGCTGGTTGGATTTACCACCAGGGTGCTGCCGTCGGAAGCAGCTTCATGGGGTGTGTTTCGCGGGCCGTTGGACATTCCACAAGCAGTTAACCTGGTGTGCAGTTATAGTCGCGCTGCGCCGCTGCTGCCAGGCGAAGTCGCTGCGTTGCCTGCGCTGATCGAAGTGCTCTGGTTGCGCGGCGAACTCGGTCGGGTCATCTCAACACCCGAGGGAGCGCCGGATTACCACGCAGCCGTGCTGGCGCAGGGCAGGCGCCTCTCGGAATGGATGCAACAGCATGCGCCAATCTTGATCAATCGCTGGAGCGAAGCGGCGATTGGTCGCATAGGCGCGCTCGCGGCATGA